One segment of Desmodus rotundus isolate HL8 chromosome 6, HLdesRot8A.1, whole genome shotgun sequence DNA contains the following:
- the FAXDC2 gene encoding fatty acid hydroxylase domain-containing protein 2 has translation MKGEARSQLHDEKPKQEGHIWGSMRRTAFILGSGLLLLVAFWNSVTWHLQRFWGASGYFWQAQWERLLFTFEGKEWILYILSITYVPVMFFWGLNGLLLVVDTTGKPSFISRYRIQAGKNEPVDPVKLRQAIRTVLTNQFLISLPIMVLLYPIFKLWRDPCRRELPTFHWFLLELVVFTLIEEVLFYYSHRLLHHPKLYKKIHKKHHEWTAPIGVISLYAHPIEHVVSNMLPAVAGPLVMGSHLSSIVVWSSLAFVVTTISHCGYHLPFLPSPEFHDYHHLKFNQCYGVLGVLDHLHGTDTLFKQTKAYERHILLLGFTPLSESIPDSPKMQ, from the exons ATGAAGGGAGAAGCGAGGAGTCAGCTACATGATGAGAAGCCAAAGCAG GAGGGACACATCTGGGGCTCCATGAGGAGGACAGCTTTCATCCTGGGTTCTGGCCTTCTCCTGCTTGTGGCCTTCTGGAACTCAGTCACATG GCATCTTCAGagattttggggtgcttctggcTACTTCTGGCAAGCTCAGTGGGAGAGGCTGCTGTTCACCTTTGAAGGGAAGGAGTGGATCCTCTACATACTGA GTATCACCTACGTGCCCGTTATGTTCTTCTGGGGCCTCAATGGGCTTCTGCTGGTGGTCGACACGACTGGGAAACCCAGCTTCATCTCCCGCTACCGGATTCAGGCTGGCAAGAACGAGCCG GTGGACCCTGTGAAACTCCGCCAGGCTATCCGCACAGTTCTGACCAACCAGTTCCTGATCTCTCTCCCCATCATGGTCCTCCTCTACCCCATCTTCAAGTTGTGGAGAGACCCCTGCCGCCGGGAGCTGCCCACCTTCCACTGGTTCCTCCTGGAGCTGGTGGTCTTCACTCTGATCGAGGAGGTCCTGTTCTACTACTCACACCG GCTCCTTCACCACCCAAAACTGTACAAGAAAATCCATAAGAAACACCACGAGTGGACGGCTCCAATAGGCGTGATCTCCCTCTATGCCCACCCTATCGAGCATGTG GTCTCTAACATGCTGCCGGCGGTGGCGGGCCCCCTAGTAATGGGTTCCCACTTGTCCTCCATCGTTGTGTGGTCTTCCTTGGCCTTCGTCGTCACGACCATCTCCCATTGTGGCTACCACCTGCCCTTCCTGCCTTCGCCTGAATTCCATGACTACCACCATCTCAA gtTCAACCAGTGCTACGGGGTGCTGGGTGTGCTGGACCACCTCCATGGGACTGACACCCTGTTTAAGCAGACCAAAGCCTACGAGAGACACATCCTCCTGCTAGGCTTCACCCCACTCTCCGAGAGCATCCCCGACTCTCCGAAGATGCAGTGA